From the genome of Rhizobacter sp. AJA081-3:
CTCGGCCAGCCGCGGGAAGAGCGCGTAGGCCTCGTCCAGCGCGCTGCGCGGGCGGCGCTTGCAGCCGGCGAGCAGGTTCTCCTCGACCGTCAGCGTGGGGAAGATGTCGCGCGTCTGCGGCACCAGGCCGAGGCCGCGCTGCGCGCGCTGGTGCGGTGCGATGCCGGCGAGGTCTTCGCCGTCGAAGACGATGCGCCCGCGCGTGAGCTGCGCCAGGCCCATCACGGCGGCCAGCGTCGTCGTCTTGCCCACGCCGTTGCGGCCGATGATGGCGAGCTTCTCCTGCGGCATCACCGACAGGCTCAGGCCGTTGAGCACGATGACCGGGCCGTAGCCGGCCACCACGTCCTGCAGTTCGAGCAGCGGCGTCGTCATCTCATTGCCCCAGGTAGGCGGCGCGCACACGCGGGTCGCTGCGGATCGCTTCGGGGGTGCCGTCGGCCAGCACCGCGCCATCGGCGAGCACGACGATGCGCTGCGCGAAGCGGAACACCAGGTCCATGTCGTGCTCGATGATCAGCACGGCCAGCTCCTTCGGCAGGGCGGCCAGCGCGGCCAGCAGGCGCGCGCCTTCGCCTTGGGGTACGCCGGCCATCGGCTCGTCGAGCAACAGCACGCGCGGGCGCAGCGCCAGCGCGAGCGCGAGTTCCACCAGCCGCTGCTCACCGTAGGCCAGCCGTTCGGTGGGCCAGCCGGCGTGCTCACCCAGCCCCAGTTCGCGCAGCAGAGCCTGGGCCTCGGCGGCGAGCACCGGGTAGCCGTCGATCGAGCGCCAGAAGCGGCCGGTCAGGCCCTCGCGCTCGAACAGCGCCAGCTCGATCTGGCGCTGCACCGGCAGGTGCGGCGCCAGCGTGGTGATCTGGAAGGTGCGTGCCAGGCCGGCACGCACGCGCTGCGACTGCGAACGCCGCGTCACGTCCTCACCGGCCAGCCAGACGCTGCCCGAACTCGGCGCGACCGTGCCGCTGATCTGGTTGACCAGCGTGGTCTTGCCGGCACCGTTCGGCCCGATCAGCGCGAGCCGGTCGCCGGCGTGCAGCTGCAGCGAGACGCTGCGCGTGACGTGCAGGCCGCCGTAGTGCTTGTCGAGCGCGCGGGTCTCGAGGATGACGATGCTCATGCCTTCGCCCCCCAGCGCGAGCGCAGCCAAGCCCAGGCCTTCTGCGGCGGCAGCAGCACCACCGCCATCAGCGCGGCACCGATGATGAAGAGCCAGTGGTACGGGTTGATCGAGGCCGCCGTGTGGTGCAGCAGCGTGAACACCACGGCGCCGATCAGCGCGCCGTGCAGGCGGCCTGCGCCGCCGAGGATGAGCATGACCAGCGCCTCGGCGGAGAGCGCGAAGGACAGGCTGTCCAGGCCGACGATGGCATTGGTCTGCGCCGACAGCGCCCCCGCCGCGCCGGCCAGCGCGCCGGCCAGCGTGTACATCGCCAGCAGGCGGCGCAGCACCGGCGTGCCGAGTGCTGCCATGCGCGCGCGGTTCTCGTGGATGCCGCGCACCGCCAGGCCGAAGGGCGAGTCGACCACCCGGCGAGCGACGAAGAGGCCCAGCGCCAGCACGGCGATGGCGTAGAGCGCCGCCGTCCTGCCTTCGAGGTCGAAGGCGAAGCGGCCGAGCAGCGGGCCCATCGTGAAGCCGGAGAGGCCGTCGTCGCCGCCGGTCCAGTCGCGCGCCTTCTGCGCGAGGCTGGCGGCGATCTGCGCCACCGCCACCGTGAGCATCAGGAAGGTGAAGCCGTGGTAGCGCAGCAGGAAGGCGCCCGAGGCCAGCGCGAGCAGCGCGCCGGCGCCGGCACCCACGGCCAGGCCGAGCAGCGGCTCGCCGCTGGCCTTCAGCGCGAACAGGCCGGCCGCGTAGGCACCGGCACCGAAGAGCGCCGCATGGCCGAGCGTGGCCAGGCCGGCGATGCCGACGACCAGATCGAGCGAGAGCACGAACAGCGCCGTGATGGCGATGCGCGTGAGCAGGCCGAGCTGCTCGGGCAGCGCCCACCAGGCGATCAGGCCGATCGCCAGCACGAGCAGCGGTGCGCGCCAGGCCGGGGCCACGCGCGGTGCGGACGAATCGGTGCTCATCGTTTCAGCAGGCCATTGGGCCGCCAGGCCAGCAGCACGGCCATGGCGAGGAAGAAGAACAGCCCGCCCCAGTCGGAGGCGAGGTACTTGCTCGCCGTCTCGACGATGCCCAGCGACACCGCCGCGAGCAGCGAGCCGGGCAGGCTGCCCATGCCGCCCACCGCGACGACCACGAGTACCAGCACCAGGTACTTGAGCGCGTAGTAGGGCTCCAGCGGCATCAGCTCGGCTCCGAGCACGCCGCCCAGGCCCGCCAGCGCCGCGCCGGCCGCGAAGCTGGCGCACTGCACGGTGCGGATCGGGATGCCCAGCGTGGCGGCGGTGTCCGGGTGGTCGACGGCGGCGCGCAGCCAGATGCCGAAGCGCGTGCGCGTGACCGTCCAGGCTGCGGCGGCGGCGACCAGCAGCCCGGCTGCGATGACCAGCAGGCGCTGTGCCGGCAGCGTGCGAAAGCCCAGGTCCACCGATTGCGCGAGCAGCGGCGGCAGCACGATCAGCTGCACCTGCGGGCCGGCCAGTGCGTTGGTCAGCGCGATCAGGAAGAAGGAGAGGCCGATGGTGAACAGCACCTGCTCGAGTTCGGTGCGGCGGTACAGGTGGCGCAGCACCAGTGCCTCGATCAACGCGCCGAGCGCGGCGGTGCCGGCCACCGCCACCGGCACGGCGATCCAGAAGCTCCACGACGCCTCGCGCGTGAGCAGCGCCGCAGCGTAGCCGCCGATCATCGCGAAGGCGCCATGCGCGAGGTTCACGAAGCGCATCAGCCCGAGCGTGACCGACAGGCCCACGGCGATGATGAACAGCACCATGCCGTAGGCCAGGCCGTCGATCAGCACGTTGGCCAGCAGTTGCATTGCAGCGCCCGGGGTGTCGACCTGTAGGCCGGCTTACTTGTCGAGGCCGAAGTCGATCTGGGGCCCGAAGTTCTGCACTTCCTTGTTGACCAGCAGCGCGCCGGCCTTCTCGACCTTGCGCAGGTAGACGTTCTGCACGATGTGGCGCGTCTTCGGGTCGATGCGCACCGGGCCGCGCGGGCTCTCCCACTGAAGCGAACGCGCCGCGGCGATCGCCTTCAGGCCGTCCTTCTGGCCGCCGGTGGCCTCGATCATCTTGTGGATCACGAACATGCCGTCCCAGGCACCCACGGAGGCATAGTTGGCGATGGCGTTCGGGTCCTTCTTCTTCAGCGCCTCGATGAACTTCTTGTTCGCCGGCGAGTCGTGCGCGGCCGAGTAGTGGAAGGCGGTGGTCAGGCCCAGCGCCGAGTCGCCGAACTTCTGCAGGTCGAACTCGTCCATCTCGGCGGTGCCGAGGAACTGCACGCCGGCCTTGGCCAGGCCGTTCTCGTTGTAGGCCTTCACGAAGCCGAGATTCGGTGGGCCGCCGGGCAGGAAGGTGTAGACAGCCTGCGCGCCGCTGGCCTTGATGCGCTGCACGAAGGGCGCGAAGTC
Proteins encoded in this window:
- a CDS encoding branched-chain amino acid ABC transporter permease; this translates as MSTDSSAPRVAPAWRAPLLVLAIGLIAWWALPEQLGLLTRIAITALFVLSLDLVVGIAGLATLGHAALFGAGAYAAGLFALKASGEPLLGLAVGAGAGALLALASGAFLLRYHGFTFLMLTVAVAQIAASLAQKARDWTGGDDGLSGFTMGPLLGRFAFDLEGRTAALYAIAVLALGLFVARRVVDSPFGLAVRGIHENRARMAALGTPVLRRLLAMYTLAGALAGAAGALSAQTNAIVGLDSLSFALSAEALVMLILGGAGRLHGALIGAVVFTLLHHTAASINPYHWLFIIGAALMAVVLLPPQKAWAWLRSRWGAKA
- a CDS encoding branched-chain amino acid ABC transporter permease; translation: MQLLANVLIDGLAYGMVLFIIAVGLSVTLGLMRFVNLAHGAFAMIGGYAAALLTREASWSFWIAVPVAVAGTAALGALIEALVLRHLYRRTELEQVLFTIGLSFFLIALTNALAGPQVQLIVLPPLLAQSVDLGFRTLPAQRLLVIAAGLLVAAAAAWTVTRTRFGIWLRAAVDHPDTAATLGIPIRTVQCASFAAGAALAGLGGVLGAELMPLEPYYALKYLVLVLVVVAVGGMGSLPGSLLAAVSLGIVETASKYLASDWGGLFFFLAMAVLLAWRPNGLLKR
- a CDS encoding ABC transporter ATP-binding protein, translated to MSIVILETRALDKHYGGLHVTRSVSLQLHAGDRLALIGPNGAGKTTLVNQISGTVAPSSGSVWLAGEDVTRRSQSQRVRAGLARTFQITTLAPHLPVQRQIELALFEREGLTGRFWRSIDGYPVLAAEAQALLRELGLGEHAGWPTERLAYGEQRLVELALALALRPRVLLLDEPMAGVPQGEGARLLAALAALPKELAVLIIEHDMDLVFRFAQRIVVLADGAVLADGTPEAIRSDPRVRAAYLGQ
- a CDS encoding ABC transporter ATP-binding protein, whose protein sequence is MTTPLLELQDVVAGYGPVIVLNGLSLSVMPQEKLAIIGRNGVGKTTTLAAVMGLAQLTRGRIVFDGEDLAGIAPHQRAQRGLGLVPQTRDIFPTLTVEENLLAGCKRRPRSALDEAYALFPRLAERRRNGGAQLSGGEQQMLSVARTLLGQPRLLLLDEPLEGLAPLIRQELLAAFARLSRETGITVVIVEQQVQEALGYADRALVLERGAVVHAAAAQALRHDSATLERLVGMAVH